A region of Solanum dulcamara chromosome 7, daSolDulc1.2, whole genome shotgun sequence DNA encodes the following proteins:
- the LOC129894304 gene encoding uncharacterized protein LOC129894304, giving the protein MESIHLVSLPDSSEFNYLTRALTHSSVIGLDAEWKPIRTHQSTFPTVSLLQIACQLAGADSSLVESPVFLIDLASIPLQSIYQLIRDAFVSPNILKLGFRFKQDLVYLSSTFCAHGCEPGFDRVEPFLDITSIYNNLQPRQSGRRLSKQTKSLATVCQEVLGISLSKELQCSDWSERPLTEDQMQYAAVDAYCLIHIFEVFKAKVVTEGSSVTSVTGLQLSQLDLGLKQVFDTQQNSNKLCGIKFGEALEMVQAIPPDFCKTVLISDEEVTALSPDQANQMDYVLLQIVRKYGDKILLSESDRIPKVARKKAKKSSGRVVNTRSPTEGGEEWQGPPPWDVTSGGDGCPKFLCDVMVEGLAKHLRCVGVDAAIPYSKKPESRDLIEQACKEKRVLLTRDAKLLRHDYLLKNQIYRVKSLLKNDQLVEVIETFQLKISEDQLMSRCTKCNGKFIQKPLTTEEAVEAAKGFQVIPNCLFNKNLEFWQCMDCKQLYWEGTQYRNAVQKFADVCKLNE; this is encoded by the exons ATGGAGTCCATTCACCTGGTCTCATTACCTGACTCGTCCGAGTTCAACTATCTGACTCGGGCATTGACTCACTCATCAGTCATCGGACTCGACGCCGAATGGAAGCCCATTCGAACCCATCAGTCCACTTTCCCCACCGTCTCGCTTCTCCAAATCGCTTGTCAGCTCGCCGGTGCCGACAGCTCGTTGGTGGAATCGCCAGTCTTCTTAATTGACCTAGCGTCGATTCCATTACAATCAATTTACCAGCTCATCAGGGATGCATTTGTCTCGCCGAATATACTGAAATTGGGATTCAGATTCAAACAGGATTTGGTGTATTTATCTTCTACTTTCTGCGCTCATGGCTGCGAACCTGGTTTTGACAGG GTGGAACCTTTTTTAGATATTACAAGTATATACAACAACCTGCAACCCAGACAATCAGGGAGAAGATTATCAAAGCAAACAAAGAGCTTGGCAACAGTTTGCCAGGAAGTGTTAGGGATCTCTCTATCAAAG GAACTCCAATGCAGTGATTGGTCAGAGCGTCCTCTGACAGAAGACCAAATGCAATACGCTGCAGTTGATGCTTATTGTTTGATTCATATCTTTGAAGTCTTCAAGGCTAAGGTTGTGACAGAAG GGAGTTCTGTCACAAGTGTAACTGGTCTCCAGTTGTCTCAGCTGGATCTTGGTTTGAAACAGGTATTTGACACACAACAAAACTCTAACAAACTGTGTGGTATCAAATTTGGTGAAGCTTTAGAGATGGTCCAAGCTATCCCGCCTGATTTTTGTAAAACAGTCCTTATATCAGATGAAGAGGTTACTGCACTTTCACCAGATCAAGCTAATCAGATGGATTATGTGCTTTTACAAATTGTCAGGAAGTATGGTGATAAAATTTTGTTAAGTGAATCTGATAGAATACCAAAGGTTGCGAGAAAGAAAGCAAAGAAATCATCTGGTAGAGTAGTAAACACGCGCAGTCCAACAGAAGGTGGTGAAGAATGGCAAGGTCCACCACCCTGGGATGTGACCTCCGGTGGGGATGGGTGTCCTAAGTTTCTATGTGATGTGATG GTTGAAGGATTGGCAAAACATTTAAGATGTGTTGGCGTTGATGCTGCTATTCCTTATTCAAAAAAGCCTGAatcgag GGATTTAATCGAACAAGCCTGTAAAGAGAAGAGAGTACTCTTAACACGAGATGCCAAACTCTTGAGACATGATTATCTCTTAAAAAATCAGATATACCGGGTGAAGAGTCTTCTAAAGAATGATCAATTGGTTGAG GTAATAGAAACTTTTCAATTGAAAATTTCTGAGGACCAGTTGATGTCGAGGTGCACAAAATGCAATGGTAAGTTCATCCAAAAACCTCTGACAACAGAAGAAGCTGTTGAAGCAGCTAAGGGATTTCAGGTGATTCCAAACTGCTTGTTTAACAAGAATTTGGAATTTTGGCAATGCATGGATTGCAAGCAACTGTACTGGGAG